One region of Deltaproteobacteria bacterium genomic DNA includes:
- a CDS encoding class II fumarate hydratase, whose product MSSEAFRIEKDSMGEVKVPEAAYYGAQTQRALENFPISGLRFPRQFIRALGLIKKAAAQTNQELGLLQPEVAAAIVQSAQEVQEGIHDDQFVVDIFQTGSGTSTNMNANEVISNRANELLGGKRGSKSPVHPNDHVNLSQSSNDVIPTAIHLAAAETVREKLAPVLEECEAELRTKSSQFDHVVKIGRTHLQDATPVRLGQEFGGYARQLSLGRERLQGAFDGLMELALGGTATGTGMNAPVGFASRVIQLLAAESGLPLVEAENHFAIQGAQDALVALSAALRGLAVTFIKIGNDLRWLASGPRCGLGEIGLPAVQPGSSIMPGKVNPVIIESLLQVCVQVMAYDSGVALAGQAGNFELNVMLPLMAHNLLSALELLGAGVKNFTDKCLQGIRANEQRCRELVEKSLALCTALAPTIGYDKAAEVAHYAYRSGKTVREAALELGVLNRQRLEAILDAEAMTHPGLPEKKNGESN is encoded by the coding sequence ATGAGTAGTGAAGCTTTCAGGATTGAGAAGGATTCAATGGGAGAGGTAAAGGTTCCAGAGGCAGCATACTATGGTGCCCAGACCCAGAGGGCTTTGGAGAATTTCCCCATAAGCGGCCTGCGATTCCCAAGGCAGTTCATCCGAGCTCTCGGACTGATAAAAAAGGCAGCAGCGCAGACGAACCAGGAACTGGGGCTTCTCCAGCCCGAAGTGGCGGCGGCTATTGTGCAGAGCGCCCAGGAAGTGCAGGAGGGAATACATGACGACCAGTTCGTGGTGGATATCTTCCAGACCGGCTCCGGGACCTCCACCAACATGAATGCCAACGAGGTTATCTCTAATCGGGCGAATGAGCTGCTCGGTGGGAAAAGGGGCAGTAAATCGCCTGTACATCCCAATGATCATGTCAATCTATCACAGTCGAGCAATGATGTAATTCCTACAGCCATACACCTGGCAGCAGCTGAGACTGTCAGGGAAAAGCTGGCGCCGGTACTCGAGGAGTGCGAAGCAGAACTGCGCACCAAGAGCAGCCAGTTTGATCATGTGGTCAAGATTGGCCGCACGCATCTGCAGGATGCAACACCGGTACGATTGGGCCAGGAATTCGGCGGCTACGCGCGGCAGCTGAGTCTTGGCAGAGAAAGGCTGCAGGGGGCCTTCGACGGGTTGATGGAGCTTGCCCTCGGGGGAACAGCTACTGGAACAGGGATGAACGCACCTGTTGGCTTTGCTTCTCGAGTCATTCAACTGCTGGCTGCAGAAAGCGGACTGCCCCTGGTGGAAGCGGAGAATCATTTTGCCATTCAAGGGGCCCAGGATGCCCTGGTGGCATTAAGCGCTGCCTTGCGAGGCCTGGCAGTGACGTTTATCAAGATTGGCAACGACCTGCGCTGGCTTGCCTCCGGACCGCGGTGCGGCCTAGGAGAGATAGGGTTGCCTGCGGTGCAGCCCGGCTCATCCATTATGCCTGGCAAGGTAAATCCGGTTATCATCGAGTCCTTGCTGCAAGTCTGCGTGCAGGTAATGGCGTATGATAGTGGGGTGGCCCTGGCCGGGCAGGCAGGCAATTTTGAATTGAATGTGATGCTGCCGCTCATGGCGCACAATCTTCTCAGTGCACTGGAGTTACTTGGCGCTGGGGTAAAAAACTTCACAGACAAATGTCTGCAGGGTATCAGGGCAAACGAACAGAGATGTCGTGAACTGGTGGAAAAAAGTTTGGCCCTGTGTACTGCCCTGGCGCCAACAATCGGCTATGATAAGGCAGCGGAGGTGGCGCATTATGCGTATCGCAGCGGCAAGACAGTGCGAGAAGCTGCCCTTGAGCTGGGCGTATTGAATCGGCAGAGACTGGAGGCAATCCTGGATGCAGAAGCAATGACGCACCCCGGTTTGCCCGAGAAGAAAAATGGTGAAAGCAATTAG
- a CDS encoding TIGR00153 family protein, giving the protein MRFSFFSLFYVSPFEKLKEHADKVRECAWMFKRAAECYVSQDCEEFDQLTEEVARLESQADFIKRNLRNHIPKGLLMPVDKFMLFDYLREQDHVLDDVEEALYWLSFRPMAGIPEELIGDFLELIDAVIPAIEKLPEMVEQSISYFRNKTEEQRNKLKSIIRDIRQSENEADVLEHELKKRAFAVLDDPVTIFHVVRLLEIIGSIADDAQNASDRMRAMIAR; this is encoded by the coding sequence ATGCGTTTTTCATTCTTTTCCCTATTTTATGTTTCTCCCTTCGAGAAATTGAAAGAGCATGCTGACAAGGTGAGAGAGTGCGCCTGGATGTTCAAGCGGGCTGCTGAATGCTATGTGTCGCAGGACTGTGAAGAATTCGATCAGCTCACTGAAGAAGTGGCTCGTCTGGAAAGCCAGGCTGATTTTATCAAGCGCAACCTGCGCAACCACATACCCAAGGGGCTTCTGATGCCCGTGGACAAGTTCATGCTCTTTGATTATCTGCGCGAGCAGGATCACGTGCTCGACGATGTGGAAGAAGCACTCTACTGGCTTTCATTCAGACCAATGGCAGGCATACCTGAGGAATTGATCGGCGACTTTCTAGAGCTCATTGATGCAGTGATACCAGCCATAGAGAAGCTGCCGGAAATGGTAGAGCAATCAATCTCTTACTTCAGAAACAAGACGGAAGAGCAGCGCAACAAGCTGAAAAGCATCATCAGAGATATCCGCCAGTCAGAAAACGAAGCAGATGTGCTGGAGCACGAGCTGAAAAAACGCGCCTTTGCCGTGCTGGATGATCCGGTAACCATTTTTCACGTGGTGCGGCTCCTGGAGATCATTGGCAGCATCGCTGATGACGCCCAGAATGCTTCTGACCGGATGCGTGCTATGATTGCCCGCTGA